One Lycium barbarum isolate Lr01 chromosome 5, ASM1917538v2, whole genome shotgun sequence genomic window carries:
- the LOC132640078 gene encoding SHUGOSHIN 2-like isoform X1 — translation MKASLGNNATRKKLADISNIPEEMRFTCQNEKAERSSVCSKEFLDKLQKENMALMKIVAEKKYPLFVDFLVSIGTITFVLVSLLPCSLIPVLYSKIIELAGAEIQKMRINLQQMQKKNHELAQSNSQMLAELNSAKDRLKAVQHELGCKNGLIKAKKLEAEEIAKQKMCQQLNDEVKPVKCEEAADSSLGNGDNDRPAKFKRKPQSKSLDSNKQVQPQDMAENKRPCVRRQSARFKREAPEHTTTTTSTSQSQATKHDEDYSEAEDKCPPMVNLVQQNGSDLESNAALRFEPIEFGRSSLSRPLRHAAKKVQSYKEIPVNIKMRRPV, via the exons atgaaggcttCATTGGGGAATAATGCTACAAGGAAAAAGCTAGCAGATATTAGCAACATACCGGAAGAAATGCGATTCACTTGCCAAAATGAAAAGGCAGAACGTAGCTCAGTTTGTTCGAAGGAATTCTTAGACAAGCTCCAGAAG GAGAATATGGCATTGATGAAGATTGTAGCAGAAAAAAAGTATCCTTTATTT GTGGATTTCTTAGTTAGTATTGGTACTATTACATTTGTACTTGTGAGCTTGTTGCCCTGTTCCTTGATTCCTGTTCTCTATAGCAAAATCATTGAATTAGCTGGAGCTGAGATACAGAAGATGAGAATTAATCTGCAACAAATGCAGAAAAAGAATCATGAGCTTGCGCAATCAAACAGTCAAATGCTTGCG gAATTAAATTCAGCTAAAGATAGG CTCAAAGCAGTACAGCATGAGCTCGGATGTAAAAATGGTTTAATTAAAGCTAAAAAGCTTGAAGCAGAG GAGATAGCAAAACAAAAAATGTGCCAGCAGTTGAATGATGAG GTGAAACCCGTCAAGTGTGAAGAGGCGGCTGATTCCTCTTTAGGAAATGGTGATAACGATAGACCTGCAAAATTTAAAAGGAAGCCTCAGTCAAAGA GTTTGGACTCTAATAAACAAGTTCAACCCCAGGATATGGCTGAAAATAAAAG GCCTTGTGTAAGACGACAATCTGCTCGGTTTAAACGTGAAGCACCtgaacatacaacaacaacaacatctacATCTCAATCCCAAGCAACGAAGCATGATGAAGATTATTCTGAGGCAGAAGACAAATGCCCACCAATGGTTAATCTAGTTCAGCAAAATGGTTCTGACTTAGAAAGCAATGCTGCATTGAGGTTTGAACCTATAGAGTTTGGACGGTCATCTTTGAGTAGGCCACTCAGGCACGCAGCTAAAAAAGTTCAGTCTTACAAGGAAATTCCTGTGAACATAAAAATGCGCAGACCAGTTTGA
- the LOC132640078 gene encoding shugoshin-1-like isoform X2, with translation MKASLGNNATRKKLADISNIPEEMRFTCQNEKAERSSVCSKEFLDKLQKENMALMKIVAEKNKIIELAGAEIQKMRINLQQMQKKNHELAQSNSQMLAELNSAKDRLKAVQHELGCKNGLIKAKKLEAEEIAKQKMCQQLNDEVKPVKCEEAADSSLGNGDNDRPAKFKRKPQSKSLDSNKQVQPQDMAENKRPCVRRQSARFKREAPEHTTTTTSTSQSQATKHDEDYSEAEDKCPPMVNLVQQNGSDLESNAALRFEPIEFGRSSLSRPLRHAAKKVQSYKEIPVNIKMRRPV, from the exons atgaaggcttCATTGGGGAATAATGCTACAAGGAAAAAGCTAGCAGATATTAGCAACATACCGGAAGAAATGCGATTCACTTGCCAAAATGAAAAGGCAGAACGTAGCTCAGTTTGTTCGAAGGAATTCTTAGACAAGCTCCAGAAG GAGAATATGGCATTGATGAAGATTGTAGCAGAAAAAAA CAAAATCATTGAATTAGCTGGAGCTGAGATACAGAAGATGAGAATTAATCTGCAACAAATGCAGAAAAAGAATCATGAGCTTGCGCAATCAAACAGTCAAATGCTTGCG gAATTAAATTCAGCTAAAGATAGG CTCAAAGCAGTACAGCATGAGCTCGGATGTAAAAATGGTTTAATTAAAGCTAAAAAGCTTGAAGCAGAG GAGATAGCAAAACAAAAAATGTGCCAGCAGTTGAATGATGAG GTGAAACCCGTCAAGTGTGAAGAGGCGGCTGATTCCTCTTTAGGAAATGGTGATAACGATAGACCTGCAAAATTTAAAAGGAAGCCTCAGTCAAAGA GTTTGGACTCTAATAAACAAGTTCAACCCCAGGATATGGCTGAAAATAAAAG GCCTTGTGTAAGACGACAATCTGCTCGGTTTAAACGTGAAGCACCtgaacatacaacaacaacaacatctacATCTCAATCCCAAGCAACGAAGCATGATGAAGATTATTCTGAGGCAGAAGACAAATGCCCACCAATGGTTAATCTAGTTCAGCAAAATGGTTCTGACTTAGAAAGCAATGCTGCATTGAGGTTTGAACCTATAGAGTTTGGACGGTCATCTTTGAGTAGGCCACTCAGGCACGCAGCTAAAAAAGTTCAGTCTTACAAGGAAATTCCTGTGAACATAAAAATGCGCAGACCAGTTTGA
- the LOC132640077 gene encoding probable pectate lyase 5: MLSNTFILSFFFIIFLFSPHIITATFNNLTLPHQHPFPESVVQDVKRRVNESISRRQILDNTVTNSQCLTGNPIDDCWRCDPNWVNNRQQLADCAIGFGHGAVGGKGGRYYLVSDPSDIDTVNPTPGTLRHAVIQEEPLWITFAGDMIITLTHELMINNFKTIDGRGVNVQVTGGGCITLQYVTNVIIHNIHVYNCVPSGNSNIRQSPTQVGWRGLSDGDGISIYSSRNIWIDHCALSHCTDGLIDAIMGSTAITISNSYFTHHDKVMLLGHDDRYVADVGMQVTIAFNHFGQGLVQRMPRCRRGYIHVVNNDFTEWQMYAIGGSANPTINSQGNRFTAPEDPNAKEVTKRVDVDERDWTQWNWRTEGDQMVNGAYFVPSGDGISNQYALASSMEPKSAFYIDQLTTNAGVIGVARDTSVAMSYGGRTRTTVGTNRNGGARRKEDDGDFLEKVFGSIASAGSSSSPPSTTTILLSLLILYITTNNGGLLTFPLLLLR, translated from the exons ATGCTTTCTAATACTTTCattctctctttcttcttcataatCTTTTTATTTTCTCCACATATTATTACAGCTACCTTTAATAATCTTACACTTCCACATCAACACCCTTTTCCTGAATCTGTTGTTCAAGATGTAAAGAG GAGGGTCAATGAATCCATTTCAAGAAGGCAAATACTTGACAACACAGTAACAAATAGCCAATGTCTAACGGGCAATCCGATAGACGACTGCTGGCGGTGTGACCCGAACTGGGTCAACAACCGCCAACAGCTAGCGGATTGCGCCATAGGGTTCGGCCACGGTGCAGTTGGAGGGAAAGGAGGCCGCTACTACCTGGTCTCGGATCCCTCCGACATTGACACTGTGAACCCGACCCCTGGCACCCTCCGGCACGCGGTGATCCAAGAGGAACCCCTCTGGATCACCTTTGCCGGAGACATGATCATAACGCTCACACACGAGCTTATGATCAACAATTTCAAGACCATAGATGGACGTGGCGTGAACGTCCAAGTCACGGGGGGTGGATGTATAACACTACAATATGTTACAAATGTGATCATACACAATATACATGTATACAATTGTGTTCCATCAGGAAATAGTAACATAAGGCAAAGTCCAACACAAGTTGGATGGAGAGGATTGTCTGATGGTGATGGAATTTCAATCTATAGTTCAAGAAATATTTGGATTGATCATTGTGCTTTGTCTCATTGTACTGATGGCTTAATTGATGCTATCATGGGATCAACTGCTATTACTATATCTAATAGCTATTTCACTCACCATGATAAAGTTATGCTTTTGGGACACGACGATCGTTACGTAGCCGATGTCGGCATGCAG GTGACAATAGCATTTAATCACTTTGGACAAGGATTAGTACAAAGAATGCCGAGGTGTAGAAGAGGATACATACATGTAGTTAACAATGATTTTACAGAATGGCAAATGTATGCAATTGGTGGAAGTGCTAATCCCACAATTAACAGCCAAGGCAATCGTTTTACTGCACCAGAAGATCCAAATGCCAAAGAG GTGACAAAGCGAGTAGACGTAGACGAGAGGGATTGGACTCAGTGGAACTGGAGGACTGAAGGGGATCAAATGGTGAATGGGGCATACTTTGTTCCTTCAGGTGACGGAATTAGCAACCAATATGCCTTGGCATCAAGCATGGAGCCTAAATCTGCTTTTTACATTGATCAACTCACCACGAATGCTGGTGTTATTGGTGTAGCCAG GGATACCAGTGTGGCCATGTCATATGGTGGGCGAACCAGAACCACTGTTGGAACCAACCGGAACGGCGGTGCTAGGCGTAAAGAGGATGATGGTGACTTCTTAGAAAAGGTATTTGGGAGCATTGCATCGGcgggatcatcatcatcaccacctTCAACTACCACCATCTTGTTGTCTCTTCTAATTTTGTATATTACCACCAATAATGGTGGGCTATTAACATTCCCATTACTACTCTTACGATAG
- the LOC132640076 gene encoding serine/threonine protein phosphatase 2A 57 kDa regulatory subunit B' beta isoform-like — MFKIIKRGKKSSKGEAIEPPIPTSVPNAPVDHASRIATSGVTSSQPVTLANATPDPSVIEVLPLLKEVALSERHVLFIRKLQICCVQFDFSDTVKCARQKEIKRQTLTELVDLVQSGSCKMNEIMQEELIRMISTNLFRCLPPASHENTGSEGIEEEDDMYLEPSWPHLQLVYELFLRYVLSSEMDTKVAKRYLDHSFVLKMLDLFDAEDPRERDYLKTILHRIYGKFMVHRPFIRNGINNVFYRFIFETERHNGIGELLEILGSVINGFALPMKEEHKLFLVRALIPLHKPKCVSAYHHQLSYCITQFVEKDYRLADIVIRGLLKYWPLTNCGKEVLFIGELEEVLEGTQPAEFQRCLVPLFKQLGRSINSPHFQVAERALFLWNNEHIVDLIAQNRRAILPIIFEPLERNMYGHWNQAVHGLTSNVRRMFLEMDSEFFEECEKEYNERAAGATGLVEQRKLNWKKLEEAAALVG, encoded by the exons ATGTTTAAGATAATAAAAAGAGGGAAGAAAAGCTCCAAAGGGGAGGCTATTGAGCCTCCAATACCGACGTCGGTGCCTAATGCACCTGTCGATCACGCCTCGCGAATAGCGACGTCAGGTGTGACATCATCACAGCCTGTTACTTTGGCAAATGCCACACCAGATCCTAGTGTGATTGAGGTATTGCCCTTATTGAAAGAAGTTGCACTATCCGAACGCCATGTTTTGTTTATCCGGAAGCTCCAAATTTGCTGTGTGCAATTTGATTTCTCGGATACGGTGAAGTGTGCTAGACAAAAGGAGATCAAGAGGCAAACGCTAACCGAGCTTGTTGATTTAGTTCAATCGGGTTCGTGTAAAATGAATGAGATAATGCAGGAAGAGTTGATTAGGATGATATCCACCAACCTTTTCCGGTGCCTTCCGCCTGCTTCCCATGAAAATACCGGGTCGGAAGGTATAGAGGAAGAGGACGATATGTATTTGGAGCCATCGTGGCCACATTTGCAATTAGTGTATGAGTTATTTTTAAGGTACGTGCTGTCGTCCGAAATGGATACCAAGGTTGCGAAACGATATCTTGACCATTCGTTTGTGTTGAAAATGCTCGACTTATTTGATGCGGAGGATCCTAGAGAGCGGGATTATTTGAAAACTATTCTTCACCGCATATACGGGAAATTCATGGTTCATAGGCCATTTATAAGGAATGGTATAAACAATGTATTCTACAGGTTTATATTTGAGACGGAGAGGCATAATGGTATCGGTGAATTGCTAGAGATTCTTGGAAGTGTAATAAACGGTTTTGCTCTGCCAATGAAAGAAGAGCACAAGTTGTTTCTTGTTCGGGCACTCATTCCTCTCCACAAGCCTAAATGTGTTTCTGCATATCACCATCAGTTGTCCTACTGCATCACTCAGTTTGTTGAGAAAGATTACAGATTGGCGGATATTGTTATCAGGGGGCTGCTAAAATACTGGCCACTTACTAATTGCGGAAAGGAGGTTCTTTTTATTGGTGAACTGGAAGAAGTTCTGGAAGGTACACAGCCTGCTGAATTTCAGCGCTGTTTGGTTCCTCTTTTCAAGCAACTTGGACGTAGCATCAATAGTCCCCATTTTCAG GTTGCTGAGAGAGCTCTGTTCCTATGGAACAATGAACATATAGTAGATTTGATCGCGCAGAATCGACGTGCAATTTTGCCAATAATCTTTGAGCCACTAGAAAGGAATATGTATGGCCACTGGAATCAGGCAGTCCACGGGCTGACCTCCAATGTCCGGAGAATGTTCTTGGAGATGGATTCAGAATTTTTCGAGGAGTGTGAAAAGGAATACAATGAAAGAGCAGCCGGTGCCACCGGCCTTGTGGAGCAGCGCAAACTTAATTGGAAGAAATTGGAAGAAGCTGCTGCACTGGTCGGGTAG
- the LOC132642172 gene encoding zinc finger protein ZAT5-like translates to METPQDEVVGVSKGKRTKRLRPQSLIPFTINAHSSTGDSNIDDTVHGEVSIINNNDNNNNSNTPPATSDENFPNEDGVPTEEEEETAKCLILLSQGGHPYHHHRETPPNKFLDLFNDDMGLYQTKFNSKRYVETTDLGNGAKAGTYVYECKTCNRTFPSFQALGGHRASHKKPKPLTIEPKKQPFFYFSDQDDPSTTSYKYNNKLSPTLSPLSAQFNNINMETPNYNKSPSPRIHTCSYCGAEFTSGQALGGHMRRHRGGANNNNTTLCLSPLSTHIQSPSFEDQFANNLKKPRSGLSLDLNLPAPAEYQNQSRNLQHPPKYPIAIEQQEDQEQAQKQLQEQEQTALVLSTSPQLIDCHY, encoded by the coding sequence ATGGAGACTCCTCAAGATGAAGTGGTGGGAGTCTCTAAGGGCAAACGCACTAAACGTCTTAGGCCTCAATCTCTAATCCCTTTCACCATCAATGCACATTCATCAACCGGTGACTCGAACATTGATGACACGGTTCACGGAGAAGTCAGtatcatcaacaacaacgacaacaataacaattctaatacgCCCCCTGCCACTTCAGATGAAAACTTCCCTAACGAGGACGGTGTCCCCACcgaggaagaagaagaaacagCCAAGTGTCTGATCCTCTTGTCCCAAGGCGGTCATCCTTATCATCATCATCGTGAGACACCACCTAACAAATTCCTCGATCTTTTCAACGATGACATGGGGTTGTACCAGACCAAATTCAACAGCAAAAGGTACGTGGAGACGACCGACCTAGGGAATGGTGCCAAGGCTGGGACATACGTATATGAGTGCAAGACATGTAACAGGACATTCCCGTCGTTCCAAGCACTAGGTGGGCACAGAGCGAGTCACAAAAAACCTAAGCCATTGACAATCGAACCGAAAAAACAGCCATTCTTCTATTTTTCGGACCAAGACGATCCCTCAACAACAAGTTACAAGTACAACAACAAATTGTCACCAACATTGTCTCCTCTTTCAGCCCAATTCAACAATATCAACATGGAAACTCCAAATTACAACAAATCACCTTCTCCTAGAATCCACACATGTTCATATTGTGGTGCAGAATTTACCTCAGGACAAGCTTTAGGTGGTCACATGAGAAGACATAGAGGGggtgctaataataataatacaactTTGTGTTTAAGCCCTTTAAGTACTCACATTCAATCACCTTCCTTTGAAGATCAATTTGCTAATAATTTGAAGAAACCAAGAAGTGGGCTGTCATTAGATCTTAATCTTCCAGCACCAGCAGAATATCAAAATCAATCAAGAAATCTTCAACATCCACCAAAATATCCAATTGCTATAGAGCAACAAGAAGATCAAGAACAAGCACAGAAGCAActacaagaacaagaacaaacaGCCCTTGTTTTGTCCACCTCCCCACAACTGATTGATTGTCATTATTGA